The following are encoded together in the Roseobacter denitrificans OCh 114 genome:
- a CDS encoding aspartate aminotransferase family protein, protein MDGNFNENDISRVVEADRAHIWHHLSQHKPYETTDPRIIVEGKGMKVWDQKGKEHLDAVSGGVWTVNVGYGRERIANAVRDQLVKLNYFAGSAGSIPGAMFAERLIEKMPGLSRVYYCNSGSEANEKAFKMVRQIAHKRYGGKKHKVLYRERDYHGTTISALSAGGQDERNAQYGPFTPGFVRVPHCLEYRAFEQEGAPQENYGVWAADQIEKVILAEGPDTVGGLCLEPVTAGGGVITPPDGYWERVQEICHKYDILLHIDEVVCGVGRTGTWFGYQHYGIQPDMVTMAKGVASGYAAIACLVTNEKVFDMFKDDASDPLNYFRDISTFGGCTAGPAAALENLSIIEEEGLLDNTTEQGAYMLDCLGGLMDKHKIIGQVRGKGLFLGAELVEDRDTRKPVDERLAQAVVADCMQQGVIIGVTNRSLPGKNNTLCFSPALIASKDDIDHICDAVDGALSRVFG, encoded by the coding sequence ATGGACGGCAATTTCAATGAAAATGATATCTCCCGCGTCGTCGAAGCAGACCGCGCGCATATCTGGCACCATCTGAGCCAGCACAAACCTTACGAGACAACAGACCCGCGCATCATTGTCGAAGGCAAGGGCATGAAGGTTTGGGACCAGAAGGGCAAAGAGCATCTTGATGCCGTCTCCGGTGGGGTCTGGACCGTCAATGTCGGCTATGGCCGCGAACGCATCGCCAACGCCGTGCGGGACCAGTTGGTCAAGTTGAACTATTTCGCCGGCTCCGCAGGCTCCATCCCCGGTGCCATGTTCGCCGAGCGTCTGATCGAGAAGATGCCGGGGCTGAGCCGCGTTTATTACTGCAATTCCGGCTCCGAGGCGAATGAAAAAGCCTTCAAGATGGTCCGCCAGATCGCGCACAAACGCTATGGCGGCAAAAAGCACAAGGTGCTTTATCGCGAGCGTGACTATCACGGCACCACCATTTCCGCCCTTTCCGCAGGCGGGCAGGACGAACGGAACGCACAATATGGCCCCTTCACGCCCGGTTTCGTGCGCGTGCCCCATTGCCTTGAATACCGCGCCTTTGAACAGGAAGGGGCGCCACAGGAAAACTACGGTGTCTGGGCGGCGGATCAGATCGAAAAGGTAATCCTCGCCGAAGGGCCCGATACCGTGGGCGGCCTGTGCCTTGAACCGGTCACTGCAGGTGGCGGGGTGATCACGCCCCCCGATGGCTACTGGGAGCGTGTGCAGGAAATCTGCCACAAATACGACATCCTGCTGCATATCGACGAGGTCGTATGCGGCGTCGGTCGGACCGGCACATGGTTCGGCTATCAGCACTACGGCATCCAGCCGGATATGGTCACGATGGCCAAGGGTGTCGCGTCCGGTTACGCGGCGATCGCCTGCCTTGTGACCAATGAAAAAGTCTTCGACATGTTCAAGGATGACGCCTCGGATCCGCTGAACTACTTCCGCGACATCTCGACCTTTGGGGGCTGCACGGCGGGTCCGGCAGCTGCGCTGGAAAACCTGTCGATCATCGAAGAAGAAGGCCTGCTGGACAACACCACGGAACAGGGGGCCTATATGCTCGACTGTCTGGGCGGCTTGATGGACAAGCACAAGATCATCGGCCAGGTGCGCGGCAAGGGGCTGTTCCTCGGTGCCGAACTGGTCGAGGATCGCGACACGCGCAAACCGGTTGACGAAAGGCTCGCGCAAGCGGTGGTCGCGGACTGCATGCAACAGGGTGTGATCATCGGCGTGACCAACCGCTCTCTGCCGGGCAAGAACAACACGCTGTGTTTCTCGCCCGCCCTGATCGCCAGCAAGGATGACATTGACCACATCTGCGACGCGGTGGACGGTGCGCTGTCGCGCGTTTTCGGCTAA
- a CDS encoding DEAD/DEAH box helicase codes for MLKTLSDALAEQGYDTLTPVQEAVTAPELAKADLLVSAQTGSGKTVGFGLAIAPTLLGEQEHFGPAGTPLALIIAPTRELAQQVARELSWLYAKAGAVVISCVGGMDTRTERRALDRGAHVVVATPGRLCDHIKRGNIELSGLRAVVLDEADEMLDLGFREELEFILDEAPTDRRTLLFSATVPKAIAKLAESYQRDAQRIETVSETRQHADIEYRALNTHPRDVENAIINVLRFYEAKNAIVFCNTRAAVARLTTRFTNRGFSVVALSGELTQSERSNALQALRDGRARVCVATDVAARGIDLPNLELVIHADLPSNSDTLLHRSGRTGRAGRKGVSALIVPPKLRTKANRLLGWAKLKAEWGTPPSAAEVNAQDTARLLSDPLWNATVSEEAEELVAQLAQDFSATQLAQAVVSFYQAQRSAPEELTDPTTPDDRPRKTFGPSVWFSVSVGRDAGAEPRTLLPMICNKGDMTKDDIGAIRIRQDQSFVEVLASRADGLVAALGSDMTLEAGVVLTRLAQAPDLGQDRPGTSKPGAKPHRKKRPEDRDARPERAARPARAASPAQDARKDKPHKPAAAAKGKKPPKSHKTERSPMKPGAAPKPKSTRGENPDRKPGKAKAVWTKDARDTARAEKVTRDKAHREDSGAGRPTAKGGPRKDPSASKKRAADTSKRFVPPHKRGKSTGKGPNARPQRKG; via the coding sequence GTGCTCAAGACCCTTTCAGATGCGCTGGCCGAACAAGGCTATGACACCCTCACCCCGGTTCAGGAAGCCGTCACCGCACCCGAACTGGCAAAGGCCGATTTGCTGGTCTCGGCACAGACCGGGTCCGGCAAAACGGTCGGCTTCGGGCTGGCGATTGCGCCCACACTGCTGGGGGAGCAGGAACATTTTGGCCCCGCAGGCACCCCGCTGGCGCTGATCATCGCCCCGACACGCGAGTTGGCACAGCAGGTCGCGCGCGAACTGTCCTGGCTCTATGCCAAGGCGGGGGCGGTCGTGATCTCCTGTGTCGGCGGCATGGACACGCGCACCGAACGGCGTGCCCTTGATCGCGGGGCTCATGTGGTTGTGGCCACGCCGGGGCGGCTGTGCGATCACATCAAGCGTGGCAATATCGAACTGTCCGGCCTGCGCGCCGTGGTTCTGGACGAAGCGGATGAAATGCTCGACCTCGGGTTTCGCGAAGAGCTTGAATTCATCCTCGATGAAGCGCCCACGGACCGCCGCACCCTGCTGTTTTCCGCAACCGTGCCAAAGGCCATCGCCAAGCTGGCCGAAAGCTATCAGCGCGATGCGCAGCGCATCGAAACCGTCTCCGAAACCCGCCAGCACGCAGATATCGAATACCGCGCCCTCAACACACATCCGCGCGACGTGGAAAACGCGATCATCAATGTCCTGCGCTTTTACGAGGCCAAGAACGCGATCGTCTTTTGCAACACGCGCGCCGCTGTTGCGCGGCTTACGACGCGCTTTACCAATCGCGGATTTTCGGTCGTCGCACTCTCGGGTGAGTTGACCCAATCCGAACGCAGCAACGCCTTGCAAGCGCTGCGCGATGGGCGCGCGCGCGTCTGCGTTGCCACCGATGTGGCCGCGCGCGGCATTGATCTGCCCAACCTCGAACTGGTGATCCACGCCGATCTGCCGAGCAATTCCGACACGCTGTTGCACCGCTCCGGGCGCACGGGGCGGGCCGGGCGCAAAGGGGTCTCGGCGCTGATCGTGCCCCCGAAACTGCGCACAAAGGCGAACCGTCTGCTGGGCTGGGCGAAACTCAAAGCGGAATGGGGCACACCGCCTTCTGCGGCTGAGGTCAACGCGCAGGATACCGCGCGCTTGCTGTCGGATCCGCTGTGGAATGCCACCGTCAGCGAGGAGGCCGAAGAGCTTGTCGCGCAACTCGCGCAGGATTTCTCCGCCACGCAATTGGCGCAGGCGGTGGTGAGCTTTTATCAGGCGCAACGCTCCGCACCCGAGGAATTGACCGATCCCACAACCCCGGATGACCGGCCTCGCAAGACCTTTGGCCCCTCGGTCTGGTTCTCGGTTTCAGTCGGGCGCGACGCGGGTGCCGAACCCCGCACACTCCTGCCGATGATCTGCAACAAGGGCGATATGACAAAGGATGACATCGGCGCCATCCGCATCCGGCAGGACCAGAGTTTTGTCGAAGTGCTGGCGTCACGGGCGGATGGGCTGGTTGCCGCGCTCGGCAGCGACATGACGCTCGAAGCCGGGGTTGTGCTGACCCGTCTGGCCCAAGCACCCGATCTGGGGCAGGACCGTCCCGGCACCAGCAAGCCCGGTGCCAAACCACACCGCAAAAAACGGCCCGAGGACCGCGATGCCCGTCCTGAACGCGCCGCAAGACCTGCCCGCGCTGCAAGCCCCGCGCAGGACGCACGCAAGGACAAACCGCACAAACCGGCGGCCGCCGCCAAAGGCAAAAAGCCACCCAAATCACACAAGACCGAACGCTCCCCCATGAAACCGGGGGCCGCGCCCAAACCCAAAAGCACCAGAGGCGAAAACCCGGATCGCAAACCCGGCAAGGCCAAAGCGGTCTGGACAAAGGACGCCCGCGACACCGCCAGAGCGGAAAAAGTCACCCGCGACAAGGCTCACCGCGAAGACAGCGGTGCCGGGCGCCCCACAGCAAAAGGTGGCCCCAGAAAAGACCCAAGCGCATCGAAAAAGCGCGCCGCAGATACATCAAAACGCTTCGTGCCCCCGCATAAACGCGGCAAATCAACCGGCAAGGGCCCGAATGCGCGCCCTCAGCGCAAAGGCTGA
- a CDS encoding taurine ABC transporter substrate-binding protein, protein MIKRTACAFVAGAVMALGAQTAAADGHGEITVGYFLEWPMPFLAAKASGAYDEALGMKVNWVSFETGTAMSAAMASGDVQISVSQGVPPFVVATSGGQDIQVIDVAVSYSENDNCVVAEALEIDKDSAGELAGKKVAVPLGTAAHYGFLRQMDHFGVDLASLQIVDMAPPEGAAALSQGAVDFACGWGGGLARMKEYGNVLLTGAEKQELGILVFDVTSAPASYIAENSETVAKFAAVTAAANAEWKANGSDEMLAVIAEQSGMDIEAARSSISTFEFPSVEEQLSEAWLGGNAASFMKGVADVFVEAGSIDSALDSYEDAVNTGPLTAASSM, encoded by the coding sequence ATGATCAAAAGAACAGCATGTGCATTTGTAGCAGGGGCCGTCATGGCCCTGGGCGCGCAAACTGCGGCAGCAGACGGCCATGGCGAAATCACCGTCGGCTATTTCCTTGAATGGCCCATGCCATTCCTCGCCGCCAAGGCATCGGGCGCATATGACGAGGCGCTGGGCATGAAGGTGAACTGGGTGTCTTTCGAAACCGGCACGGCGATGTCTGCGGCGATGGCGTCGGGTGATGTGCAGATTTCCGTGTCGCAAGGTGTGCCGCCCTTCGTGGTTGCGACCTCGGGCGGGCAGGATATTCAGGTGATCGACGTCGCCGTGTCCTATTCGGAAAACGACAACTGCGTGGTTGCCGAAGCGCTGGAGATCGACAAGGACAGCGCGGGCGAGTTGGCGGGCAAGAAAGTGGCCGTGCCACTGGGGACTGCCGCGCATTATGGTTTCCTGCGTCAGATGGACCATTTCGGTGTCGATCTGGCCTCTTTGCAGATTGTCGATATGGCCCCGCCAGAAGGGGCTGCGGCACTGAGCCAGGGCGCGGTTGATTTCGCCTGCGGCTGGGGCGGTGGTCTTGCGCGTATGAAGGAATACGGCAACGTGCTGTTGACCGGTGCGGAAAAGCAGGAACTGGGCATTCTGGTATTCGATGTGACATCCGCGCCTGCGTCCTACATCGCGGAAAACAGTGAAACCGTGGCGAAATTCGCCGCCGTCACCGCCGCGGCCAACGCGGAGTGGAAAGCAAATGGCAGCGATGAGATGCTCGCCGTGATCGCGGAGCAGTCCGGTATGGACATCGAGGCTGCGCGCAGTTCGATTTCCACCTTTGAGTTCCCATCGGTCGAAGAGCAGCTTTCCGAGGCGTGGCTTGGTGGCAATGCGGCCAGCTTCATGAAGGGTGTTGCGGATGTCTTTGTCGAGGCGGGCTCCATCGATTCCGCGCTGGACAGCTACGAGGATGCCGTGAACACCGGTCCATTGACTGCCGCGAGCAGCATGTAA
- a CDS encoding ABC transporter permease — translation MIPLLIYICIFTAAFFIVTKVVHRAAAKDYTSLKTVTFGDESAVRPNRAAGVISILTIFLLWGIFTGSSLLPGFLHAPGPFVGTSTFTYTAQVEGQAPDDATVTVVVHPREVDTDAPEVEPGDGFAKNDSAAIAQWRTGLINVARNDDLTKQDGARVIAINGEKIAPGETVDVEGGSVTLTDKGTPNFAPTRGWQMEPLYLPSPEAVWTRSIEIVQDGFRNFTLVEHLGYSLFRVVVGFMLGALVGIPLGYAMGLSDWFRGWFDPIVEFMRPVPPLALIPLVIIWAGIGESGKIILLFLAALWIMAIAARSGVSGVKISKVHAAYSLGASKWQIMRYVIVPNSLPEIFTGARVAMGVCWGTVVAAELVAAEQGAGMMIMTASKFQNTDIVIMGIILIGVIGFGIDMLMRWAERILVPWKGKG, via the coding sequence ATGATCCCTCTCCTTATCTATATCTGTATTTTCACGGCCGCCTTTTTCATCGTCACCAAAGTCGTGCATCGCGCGGCGGCCAAGGATTACACCTCGCTCAAGACCGTGACCTTCGGGGATGAAAGTGCGGTGCGGCCCAACCGGGCGGCGGGCGTCATTTCGATCCTTACGATTTTTCTGTTGTGGGGGATTTTCACCGGGTCCAGCCTCTTGCCGGGTTTTCTGCATGCGCCGGGGCCTTTCGTGGGCACATCGACCTTCACCTATACCGCACAGGTCGAAGGGCAGGCCCCGGATGATGCAACGGTCACGGTCGTGGTTCACCCGCGCGAGGTTGATACCGATGCGCCGGAGGTTGAACCGGGGGATGGCTTTGCCAAGAACGATTCTGCCGCGATTGCGCAGTGGCGCACGGGCCTGATCAATGTTGCCCGTAACGATGATCTGACCAAACAGGACGGCGCGCGGGTCATTGCCATCAACGGGGAGAAGATCGCGCCGGGGGAAACTGTGGATGTGGAGGGTGGTTCGGTCACGCTGACGGATAAGGGCACGCCGAATTTTGCGCCGACCAGGGGCTGGCAGATGGAGCCGCTTTATCTGCCGTCGCCGGAGGCCGTCTGGACCCGCTCCATCGAGATTGTTCAGGACGGTTTTCGCAACTTCACGCTGGTGGAGCACCTTGGATATTCGCTGTTTCGCGTGGTTGTCGGCTTCATGCTGGGCGCTTTGGTGGGCATTCCGCTGGGCTATGCCATGGGCCTGTCGGACTGGTTCCGTGGCTGGTTTGACCCAATCGTTGAATTCATGCGACCGGTGCCGCCCCTGGCGCTGATCCCGCTGGTCATCATCTGGGCGGGCATCGGGGAGTCGGGCAAGATCATACTGCTTTTCCTTGCTGCCTTATGGATCATGGCGATTGCGGCGCGCTCAGGCGTGTCGGGGGTCAAGATATCAAAGGTGCACGCGGCCTATAGCCTGGGGGCCAGCAAATGGCAGATCATGCGATATGTCATCGTACCCAACTCCCTGCCCGAAATTTTCACCGGCGCGCGTGTTGCGATGGGGGTTTGTTGGGGCACGGTTGTGGCCGCCGAACTTGTCGCGGCCGAACAAGGGGCGGGGATGATGATCATGACCGCGTCCAAATTCCAGAATACGGATATCGTGATCATGGGGATTATCCTGATCGGCGTGATCGGCTTTGGCATTGATATGCTGATGCGTTGGGCCGAACGCATCCTTGTGCCGTGGAAGGGCAAAGGCTGA
- a CDS encoding aminotransferase class IV: protein MDTETLTTHDADDDPRNRDIKIYINGQLLHRDAAKVSVYDAGFMLGDGMWEGMRLYDGVWSFFDAHMDRFFDSCKAVSLDVGMDRNGIMEALKQTARANNMVTDVHCRLMLTRGLKAKPFQHPSLSRTGPTLVIIMEHSKPATALQDRGIRLATVPQVRGLPMSQDAKYNSHSKLNCVIACLQAEQAGADEGLMLDPHGFVNTTNACNFFIVRRGEVWTSTGDYCMNGVTRQTVIDICRAEGIPVFEKNYSLYEAYGAQEAFLTGTFGAQTPVAEIDGKPIGDGTRPVTQRIREVYKQWIAKDVAEQAHRWT, encoded by the coding sequence ATGGATACAGAGACCCTGACCACCCATGATGCCGATGATGACCCGCGCAACCGCGACATCAAGATCTACATCAATGGGCAGCTTTTGCACCGTGATGCCGCCAAGGTGTCGGTCTATGATGCGGGCTTCATGCTGGGCGACGGGATGTGGGAAGGCATGCGGCTCTATGACGGGGTCTGGAGCTTTTTCGACGCGCATATGGATCGGTTTTTTGACAGCTGCAAGGCGGTCTCTCTGGATGTGGGGATGGACCGCAACGGGATCATGGAGGCGCTCAAACAGACGGCCAGGGCCAACAATATGGTCACGGATGTTCATTGCCGTTTGATGCTGACGCGGGGCCTCAAGGCGAAACCCTTTCAGCACCCGTCCCTGAGCCGCACCGGCCCAACGCTGGTCATCATCATGGAACATTCCAAGCCCGCGACCGCCTTGCAGGATCGCGGCATTCGTCTGGCCACCGTGCCGCAGGTGCGCGGTTTGCCGATGTCGCAGGATGCCAAGTACAACAGTCATTCCAAGCTGAACTGCGTCATCGCCTGTTTGCAGGCGGAGCAGGCGGGGGCGGATGAGGGGCTGATGCTGGACCCGCATGGGTTTGTGAACACCACCAATGCCTGCAATTTCTTTATCGTGCGGCGGGGCGAGGTGTGGACCTCCACCGGTGATTACTGCATGAACGGCGTTACCCGGCAGACGGTGATTGATATCTGCCGCGCCGAGGGCATCCCGGTTTTCGAAAAGAACTATTCGCTTTATGAGGCATATGGCGCGCAGGAGGCGTTTCTGACCGGGACATTCGGGGCGCAGACCCCGGTTGCGGAAATTGACGGCAAGCCGATCGGGGATGGCACGCGGCCCGTTACGCAGCGCATTCGCGAAGTCTACAAGCAATGGATCGCCAAGGACGTGGCCGAACAGGCCCATCGCTGGACCTGA
- a CDS encoding fatty acid desaturase: protein MTSETPFREATPVSPSPGTSAGWVRILAQYREPKLGRSIFEVIVTLAPFIAIWAVAWLLIPVSYLASFALACLNGLFLVRLFCIQHDCGHGSFFAHRGLSDWLGRGLGVLTLTPYDVWRKSHSMHHSGAGNLERRGIGDVMTLTVDEYHARSVFGRLRYRAYRNPIVLFLLGPAYVFYVENRLPLGQMDGGWRVWVSSLGTTLLAVLLLAAIVWFGGLLPVLLIFVPTTMVAATLGVWLFYVQHQFEETHWDQHDDWDMYDSALHGSSHYVMPTWLQWFTANIGIHHVHHLYSRIPFYRLTEVLRDHRELAQAQRLSISESLASARLHLWDEKQRRLLSFAEAQRVYRAA from the coding sequence ATGACATCCGAAACTCCGTTTAGGGAGGCCACGCCGGTGTCGCCTTCGCCGGGCACTTCTGCGGGCTGGGTGCGTATCCTCGCGCAATACAGAGAACCTAAGCTGGGCAGGTCGATTTTCGAAGTCATTGTGACGCTTGCACCCTTTATCGCCATATGGGCCGTGGCATGGCTGCTGATCCCTGTCAGCTATCTGGCCAGTTTTGCGCTGGCCTGTCTGAACGGTCTCTTCCTTGTCAGGCTGTTTTGCATTCAGCACGATTGCGGGCATGGGTCTTTCTTTGCGCATCGAGGCCTGAGCGACTGGCTGGGCCGGGGCTTGGGCGTTCTGACGCTGACGCCCTATGATGTCTGGCGCAAGTCGCATTCCATGCATCATTCCGGTGCCGGCAATCTGGAACGGCGCGGCATTGGCGATGTCATGACCCTGACCGTTGATGAATACCATGCCCGTTCTGTTTTTGGCCGCCTGCGGTATCGGGCCTATCGCAACCCGATTGTGCTTTTCCTGCTGGGGCCGGCCTATGTGTTTTACGTGGAAAACCGCCTGCCCCTGGGGCAGATGGATGGGGGCTGGCGCGTCTGGGTCAGTTCTTTGGGCACGACGCTGCTGGCGGTTTTGCTGCTGGCGGCTATTGTCTGGTTTGGTGGCTTGCTGCCTGTGTTGTTGATTTTTGTGCCGACCACCATGGTTGCGGCGACCTTGGGCGTGTGGCTGTTTTACGTGCAGCACCAGTTTGAAGAGACACATTGGGATCAGCACGACGACTGGGACATGTACGATTCAGCGCTGCACGGATCGTCCCATTACGTGATGCCCACATGGCTGCAGTGGTTTACCGCCAATATCGGCATCCACCATGTGCATCACCTTTATAGCCGGATCCCGTTTTACCGCCTGACCGAAGTGCTGCGCGATCATCGCGAGTTGGCGCAGGCGCAACGCCTGAGTATTTCGGAAAGCCTGGCGAGCGCGCGCCTGCATCTGTGGGACGAAAAGCAGCGCCGTCTGCTGTCATTCGCCGAGGCGCAGCGGGTCTACCGGGCCGCCTAG
- the ppk2 gene encoding polyphosphate kinase 2, which translates to MKDAPQDALPEDVAVADGQKAVFEQSEYPYPEKMNRAAYEKQKAELQVELLKAQLWIQQTGQKAVILFEGRDAAGKGGTIKRFTEHMNPRAARVVALNKPSDEERGQWYFQRYVKHLPTAGEITLYDRSWYNRAGVERVMNFCEPGEYLEFMRQTPEFERMLTRSGIHLRKYWFSVTQDEQRARFKSRETDPLKRWKLSPIDRASLDKWNDYTEAKEAMFFYTDTKDAPWTVVRSNDKKRARLNCMRHFLSTFEYPDKDTSVACAPDPLIVRSASHVVTDADHILASSLHPDTRRT; encoded by the coding sequence ATGAAAGATGCCCCACAGGACGCATTGCCCGAAGATGTCGCAGTCGCCGACGGTCAGAAAGCCGTTTTTGAGCAATCCGAATACCCCTACCCGGAGAAAATGAACCGGGCGGCGTATGAAAAGCAAAAGGCAGAGTTGCAGGTCGAGTTGCTGAAGGCGCAGCTTTGGATTCAGCAGACAGGGCAAAAGGCGGTTATTCTGTTCGAGGGGCGGGATGCGGCGGGCAAGGGGGGCACGATCAAGCGCTTTACCGAGCATATGAACCCGCGGGCGGCGCGCGTCGTGGCGTTGAACAAGCCGTCGGACGAGGAACGCGGTCAGTGGTATTTCCAGCGCTACGTCAAACATCTGCCCACGGCGGGGGAGATCACGCTCTATGACCGCAGCTGGTACAACCGTGCCGGCGTGGAGCGGGTCATGAATTTCTGCGAGCCCGGAGAATACCTCGAATTCATGCGCCAGACGCCGGAATTCGAACGGATGCTGACCCGCAGCGGCATCCATCTGCGCAAATACTGGTTCTCTGTCACGCAGGATGAGCAGCGCGCGCGGTTCAAATCGCGCGAAACGGACCCTTTGAAGCGCTGGAAGCTGTCGCCGATCGACCGCGCCAGCCTGGACAAATGGAATGACTATACCGAAGCAAAGGAGGCGATGTTCTTTTACACGGACACCAAGGATGCGCCCTGGACGGTGGTGCGCTCAAACGACAAGAAACGCGCGCGGCTGAATTGCATGCGGCACTTTTTGTCGACCTTTGAGTATCCGGACAAGGACACATCCGTGGCCTGCGCGCCGGACCCATTGATCGTGCGTTCGGCCAGTCATGTGGTCACGGATGCCGATCATATTCTTGCATCCTCATTGCATCCTGACACCCGCAGGACCTGA
- a CDS encoding taurine ABC transporter ATP-binding protein → MTGLSINNLSMRFELPNGDHVQALQDVSLDLKAGELLSVLGPSGCGKTTLLNIVAGFLAPTSGELILNGHRITGPDAERGMVFQQGALFEWMSVRENVAFGPSMKGTPKVDKDKTVDHLLDVVGLQDFKEKAVYELSGGMQQRVALARCLANDPDVILMDEPLGALDALTREKMQSLVLKLWKETGKTIILITHSVEEALLLGERLIVMAPRPGRIHKEYRLPFADLGVDSDLREVKKHPEFGPRREEILNMIWDMEEEIMGGKEDAA, encoded by the coding sequence ATGACCGGACTTTCCATTAATAATCTGTCGATGCGTTTTGAATTGCCAAACGGTGATCACGTACAGGCATTGCAGGACGTATCGCTGGACCTCAAGGCGGGTGAATTGCTCAGCGTGCTCGGGCCGTCGGGCTGCGGCAAGACCACATTGCTGAACATCGTTGCGGGCTTTCTGGCCCCGACCTCGGGTGAGTTGATCCTGAACGGCCACCGCATTACCGGGCCGGATGCCGAACGCGGTATGGTGTTCCAGCAAGGCGCGCTGTTCGAGTGGATGTCGGTGCGCGAGAATGTAGCCTTTGGCCCGTCGATGAAGGGCACGCCAAAGGTCGACAAGGACAAGACGGTGGATCACCTGCTGGACGTTGTCGGTTTGCAGGATTTCAAGGAAAAGGCGGTTTACGAATTGTCAGGCGGGATGCAGCAGCGCGTGGCCCTTGCCCGCTGTCTGGCGAATGACCCGGATGTGATCCTGATGGATGAACCGCTGGGCGCGCTCGATGCCTTGACGCGCGAAAAGATGCAGAGCCTTGTGCTGAAGCTGTGGAAAGAGACGGGCAAGACGATCATCCTGATCACCCATTCGGTCGAAGAAGCCTTGCTGCTGGGCGAGCGTTTGATCGTGATGGCCCCGCGCCCGGGGCGCATTCACAAGGAATACCGCCTGCCATTTGCCGATCTTGGCGTTGATTCCGATCTGCGCGAGGTCAAGAAGCACCCGGAATTCGGGCCGCGTCGTGAGGAAATCCTGAACATGATCTGGGACATGGAAGAAGAAATCATGGGCGGAAAGGAGGACGCGGCATGA
- a CDS encoding YdcH family protein, giving the protein MTHVPHELAEEFPHMQQEISDLKARDGHFAKLFDEYHTLNRAIHRAETNVEPTDDFHMLEMRKKRLQLKDEIAACLTLA; this is encoded by the coding sequence ATGACACATGTCCCACACGAGCTGGCCGAGGAATTTCCGCATATGCAGCAGGAAATCAGCGATCTGAAAGCCAGAGATGGCCATTTCGCGAAGCTGTTTGATGAGTATCACACGCTGAACCGTGCGATCCACAGGGCGGAAACAAACGTCGAGCCGACAGATGATTTTCACATGCTGGAGATGCGCAAGAAACGCTTGCAGCTCAAGGATGAGATCGCGGCCTGTCTGACGCTGGCCTGA